GGGTGGACTCCAGGGTCGTCGAGGAGATCTCCTCGGGGGTCGCCAAGAGCGACGAGAGCCGGCGGCTCCGCTTTGTGCTCGATACCATCGGCAAGACCGCCTGGCCGGGCGGAAGGCTGCCCGAGGAGTACCTGGAGCTGTGCGAGAAGATGAACCGGAAGGCCGCGGAGGAAGGGGGCCGGCGGATTGATCCAGCAATCCCTCCGGGGCGGGACGTCCGCTGCATCGTGTCCGTCGCCATGCTGACGGAGGGCTGGGACGCGACAACGGTGACGCACATTGTCGGGCTCAGACCGTTCGAGTCTCAGCTCCTCTGCGAACAGGTGGTCGGGCGTGGGCTGCGACGCTCCCAGTACCACGACCTCACCGTGGAGGAAGTCGCCAAGGTCTACGGGGTGCCTTTCGAGTTGATCCCCCTCAAAGCCACCCCCGGAGGCGCGCCGGCGCCGCCGCCCAAGGTCCATCACGTTTACGCTGTCTCGCCCGACCGCGACCACCTGGAGATCCGCTTCCCCCGGGTGGAAGGGTACACCTTCAGGATTAAGAGCCGAGTGCGGGTCGAGTGGGAGCGGGTGCCGACGCTGTCTGTCGATCCGTTGAACATTCCAGACGAGGTAAGGCTCATAGGACTCTCCACCGAGCTGGGAAGTCGGCTGTCCCTCATGGGGCCCGGGAGGGCCGATGACGTCAGCCTCGACGCGTGGCGCCGGACGAAGCGGATCCAGGAGCTGGAGTTCGAGCTGGCGAGTGCACTGACGAAGCGATACGCCAAGGGCCCCACGTGTGAAGTCCCCGCTCACGCCCTCTTCCCCCAGATGCTCAGCATCGTGCGCCAGTTCTTGAAGGACAGGGTCAGCCCGGTTGGCCGGACTGACCGCAAGGACGTCTTCCTCGACCCCTACTTCTCGTGGGCGGTCGCCACGTTGGCCGAGGCCATCGTTCCGGACGATGCGGGCAGCCCAGAAGTCCCTCGGTACGAGGCGCACCGAGGGGCGGGAAGCACACGTGAGGTGGATTTCTGGACGTCTAAACCCGTTCGGGAGACCCAGCGCTCCCACCTGAACTACGTCGTGATGGACACCGACAGGTGGGAGCAGAGCGCTGCCTTCTACCTGGACACCGACCCTCACGTCGTCGCCTTCGTCAAGAACTTCAACCTCGGCTTCGCGATCCCGTACACCCACAACGGAGAAGCCCGGGAGTATCTTCCCGATTTTCTCGCGCGCCTTCAGACGAACGGCACGGAAGTGGCAACCCTGATCCTGGAGACCAAGGGCTACGATCCCCTCTCCGCGGTCAAGGAGGCCGCAGCCCGCCGGTGGGTGGCGGCGGTCAACGCCGAGGGATCGTATGGTCGCTGGACCTACCGCCTCATCAAGTCCCCGACCGACGCCCCAGAGGCAGTTCGGTTGGCTGCCGACGAGCTTGCCCGGCGCTGAGGCGGGCGGTACGCTCCCTTCATGACCGCCATCCCCGGGTTTCTTCCTGTCGTCGCCGAGTGGTTCGCCGAGACCTACGGCGAGCCGACCCGGCCCCAAAGCGAGGGGTGGGCGGCGATCGCCGCGGGGCATCACACCCTGATCGTCGCGCCCACCGGCTCGGGGAAGACGCTGGCGGCCTTTCTCTGGGCGCTCGATCACCTCTACCGGCTCGGGCTCGACGGGCGGCTCGAGGATCGCGTGTACGTCGTGTACGTCTCCCCCCTCAAGGCGCTGAACAACGACATCGAGAAGAACCTCCGCTTCCCGCTCCAGGGGATCCGGGAGCGGGCTCAGGCCCGGGGGCTTTCGCTTCCCGAGCTTCGCGTCGCGGTGAGAACCGGGGACACGCTGGCCCCCGCGCGGCAGGCCATGACGCGGCGGCCCCCCCACATCCTGATCACGACGCCGGAATCGCTCTACATCCTCCTGACCGCCGAACGGTTCCGCCCGGCGCTCACCACCGTCCAGTTCGTGATCGTGGACGAGGTCCACGCCCTTGCCGGGTCGAAGCGCGGCGTCCACCTCTCGCTCTCCCTGGAGCGGCTCGAGCAGCTGGCCACGGCGCCGTTCCAGCGGATCGGCTGCTCGGCGACGGTACGCCCGCTCGAGGCGACCGCCCGCTTCCTGACCGGCTACGCCTGGGAGGGGGAACGCCTCGTCCCCCGGCCATGCCGGGTCGTGGACGCGGGCTTCGAGCGGAAGTGGCAGCTCGGGGTGGTCGCGCCGGTCTCCGATTTCCTGACCGCCCAGAGCGACACCATCTGGGAGAGCCTCTACCAGGACCTGGTCCAGTGGATCGGCGAGCATCGCACGACGCTGGTCTTCACGCCGAGCCGGCGGATGGCCGAGCGCCTCGCGCGCGCCCTCGACGAGCGACTGCCGGCGGGTCACGTGGCGGCGCACCACGGAAGCCTCTCGCGACGCGCCCGGCTCGAAGCCGAAGAGCGGCTCAAGCGGGGCGAGCTCAGGGCGCTGGTCGCCACCTCCTCGCTCGAGCTCGGGATCGACATCGGCGCCATCGACCTCGTGGTCCAGGTCCAGTCGCCGCGCAACATCGCGGCCGCGCTCCAGCGGATCGGCCGCTCCGGTCACCTCCTGACGCGGGAGAGCAAAGGGCGGATCGTGGTCACCAAGGGCGAGGAGCTGGTCGAGGCTGCGGCGATCGTCAGGGCCATCCGGGAGCGCGAGCTGGACGAGCTCCGCATCCCCCGCGAGCCCCTCGACGTGCTGGCCCAGCAGGTCGTGGCCGCCGTGGCCGCCGAGCCGTGGCCCGTGCCCGAGCTGTACCGGCTCGTCCGCCGGTCCGCCTGTTACCGAGACCTGGAAGTCACCGACTTCGAGGCGGTGATCCGCGGCCTGTCAGACCCCCTGCCCGCCGAAGTCAAGGGCGCCGCGCCGAGGCTCTCCTGGGACCGGGCGAACAACCGGCTCCACGCGCGCCGGGGAAGCCGGCTCCTCGCCGTCACCTCTGGCGGCACCATCGCCGATGCCGGGCTCTACGACGTGGTGGTTCACGGGACGGACGTGAAAGTCGGAACCCTCGACGAAGAGTTCGTCATGGAGAGCCTGCCCGGTGACGTCTTTCTCCTCGGCTCCCGCGCCTGGCGGCTGGTGAAGGTGCAGGCCGACCGCGTGATCGTCGAGGACGCCGCCGGAATGTCGCCGACCGTCCCCTTCTGGCGGGGCGAGCACCCGTCGCGGAGCTGGGAGCTGGCCCTCCAGGTCGGACGCCTCCGCCGCGATGCAGCCGAGCGCCTCGCATCCTCGGATTTCGACGCCTGGGCGATGGGCGAGTTGAGCCTGGACCCGCGAGCGGCCAGCGCCCTCAGGGCGTGGCTCGCCAAGGGGCAGGAGTGCCTGGGGGCCATGCCCGACGACAGCCGGTTCGTCGTGGAGTCCTTCCCCGACGACCTGGGAGGCCGCCAGGTTATGCTCCACTCCGTCTTCGGGATGCGGGTGAACGGGGCCTGGGGACTGGCCCTGAGAGAGGAGCTCAGGCGCCGCTACGGTCTCCTGCCCGAGGTGAGCCACGTGGATGACGGCATCCTGCTTGCGTTCGCCCCCGGACAAACCCCTCCGCCACCGGAGAGGATCCCGTTCCTCGTCGACCCCGAGCAGCTCGACCTCCTCCTCGCCAGAGCCCTGATCGGCTCGCCGCTCTTCACGACCCGTTTCCGCCACTCCGCCGTGCGCGCGCTCTTCATCGCCCGGATGGTCCGGGGCAAGCGGACGCCGGCCTGGCTCCAGCGCCTCAAGGCCGACGCCCTGCTGGAGGCCGTGCGGGGCCAGCCGGACTTCCCGCTCGTGGCCGAAACACTCAGGGAGTGCTGCCACGACGCGCTCGATCTCCCGCGGCTGAAGGTGATCCTGCATCGGCTCCGTGCGGGCGAGCTGAGCGTGAGAAGCGCTGAGGGCGTGATCCCTTCGCCCTTCACCTATCCGCTGCTCCTGGCGTGGGACTGGGCCTACCTGGATGCCGGCCACGCCGAGGAGCGTCGGAGCGACGCCGTCCCGATGCTCAAGGCCTGGCCGGCCGCGCCCGGAGCGCTGGACCCCGAGGTGATCGACGTGGTCGAGGCCGAGCTGCAGGCCACGACGCCGGAGCGACGGCCGCGGGACGCCAACGAGCTGGCCGTGCTCCTGGAGGAGCTCGGCGATCTCGACGACGACGAGGTCCGGGCGCGGCTCGCGGGTGACGCGGACCGGTGTCTCGAGGCGCTGACAGGCGAACGCAGGATCACGCGCATCGCCTTCGCGAACGGACGCCGCGCGTGGATCAACTCCAACGATGTCGAGCTCTACGCCCGGCGGGCCGAGCGCGCGTTCCAGCCGGAGGCGCTGGAGCGCATCCTCCTCCGCTGCCTGAGGTACCGGGGACCCATGACCCTCGCCACGCTCACCGACCGCTACGGAGCGGCCGAGGCCGAGCTTCGCCCAGCGCTCCAGCACCTCGAGTCGCGCGGCCTGATCCTGAGCGGCCGCTTCAGACCTGGCGATCCTGCTCTCCAGTACGTGCACCGCTCGGTCCTCGAGGAGATGCGGCGCCGCACGCTCAGAGCCCGCCGCCAGGCGACCTCGCTCGCGCGGCCCGAGGAGCTTCAGGCCTTCCTCCTCCGCTGGCAGCACTGCCACCCCGACCACCGCCTCCTCGGGGCCGAGGGACTGCTGAGAGTGATCGAGCCGCTTCAGGGTGAGGACTTCCCGGCGGCCTTCTGGGAGCAGGAGCTTCTGCCGGCTCGCCTCGAGGCGTATGACCCGGCGTGGCTCGACCAGCTCGGACTGACAGGTCTAGTCGTGTGGTTCCCCTTCGAGCCGGGCCACCCGGGCCGGCTCGGAGTGGCGCTCAGAGAGAACCTGGCCTGGCTCCTTCCGCGGCGCACGAGTCAGCCCGAGCTTGACGAGCGCGCCAAGGCCGTGCTCCGCCAGCTCCAGGTGCGCGGGGCCTCGTTCCTCCAGGACCTCTGCCGGACGACGGGTTTCGGCGCGCCGGAGCTGCTCGCAACCCTGTGGGAGCTCCTCTGGCTCGGGCTGGTGACCACCGACACCTTCCAGACCGTCCGTCAGGCCGAATCCCGCCGACGACCGCCGGCAGACCGTTCGCCGGACCGGCTCAGGCTCCCGCCACGTGAGAGGCCGATCTCGAGGCGCGAGGCGCGCCGGCGGGTGCGCGAGCGCCTCACCCGGCGCACCCACGCCTTCGGCGCGGGTACCCGGCTTCCCGGCCGCTGGAGCGCCCTCGCGGTCGAAGACGCGCTCGCGCCGGAGCAGCAGGAAGAGGAATGGGCCCGCCTCCTCCTCAGCCGCTGGGGCGTCGTGAGCCGCGAGCTCGCCCGGGGGATCGAGTGGAGCCGGCTCCGCGGCGTCCTCACGCGGATGGAGTACGCAGGTGAGGTCCTCCGCGGCTACTTCGTCGAGGGGCTTTCCGGAGAGCAGTACGCGCTCGAGGAGGCGGTCGCGGCACTGAAAACCGGCACGCGCCGCACCGAGCCGCTGGTCCTCGCGAACCTCTGCGATCCCGCGAACCTCTGGGGCTCGGTTCTCCCGCTCTGCCGCCAGAACGGTTCCCGGCTGTCGGTAAGCCGGATTCCGCAGCACGCGATCCTGCTGCGCGGGGGCGCGCCGGTGCTCCTCGCCGCGGGGTACGGCAGGGAGTTGATCCCGCTCGCCGGCTTCACCGCCGACGACCTCGCGCCGGCGGCCCGCGCACTCCAGGACGTGCTGGCGCGCCCACCGGCGCAGCGTCCCGTCAGGCGCATCGAGGTCGAGAGCTGGGACGGGAGGCCGATCCGCGAGAGTGAGGCAGGAGCCGCGCTGCTCGCAGCTGGATTTTACCCGGACG
Above is a window of Candidatus Rokuibacteriota bacterium DNA encoding:
- a CDS encoding DEAD/DEAH box helicase; translation: MTAIPGFLPVVAEWFAETYGEPTRPQSEGWAAIAAGHHTLIVAPTGSGKTLAAFLWALDHLYRLGLDGRLEDRVYVVYVSPLKALNNDIEKNLRFPLQGIRERAQARGLSLPELRVAVRTGDTLAPARQAMTRRPPHILITTPESLYILLTAERFRPALTTVQFVIVDEVHALAGSKRGVHLSLSLERLEQLATAPFQRIGCSATVRPLEATARFLTGYAWEGERLVPRPCRVVDAGFERKWQLGVVAPVSDFLTAQSDTIWESLYQDLVQWIGEHRTTLVFTPSRRMAERLARALDERLPAGHVAAHHGSLSRRARLEAEERLKRGELRALVATSSLELGIDIGAIDLVVQVQSPRNIAAALQRIGRSGHLLTRESKGRIVVTKGEELVEAAAIVRAIRERELDELRIPREPLDVLAQQVVAAVAAEPWPVPELYRLVRRSACYRDLEVTDFEAVIRGLSDPLPAEVKGAAPRLSWDRANNRLHARRGSRLLAVTSGGTIADAGLYDVVVHGTDVKVGTLDEEFVMESLPGDVFLLGSRAWRLVKVQADRVIVEDAAGMSPTVPFWRGEHPSRSWELALQVGRLRRDAAERLASSDFDAWAMGELSLDPRAASALRAWLAKGQECLGAMPDDSRFVVESFPDDLGGRQVMLHSVFGMRVNGAWGLALREELRRRYGLLPEVSHVDDGILLAFAPGQTPPPPERIPFLVDPEQLDLLLARALIGSPLFTTRFRHSAVRALFIARMVRGKRTPAWLQRLKADALLEAVRGQPDFPLVAETLRECCHDALDLPRLKVILHRLRAGELSVRSAEGVIPSPFTYPLLLAWDWAYLDAGHAEERRSDAVPMLKAWPAAPGALDPEVIDVVEAELQATTPERRPRDANELAVLLEELGDLDDDEVRARLAGDADRCLEALTGERRITRIAFANGRRAWINSNDVELYARRAERAFQPEALERILLRCLRYRGPMTLATLTDRYGAAEAELRPALQHLESRGLILSGRFRPGDPALQYVHRSVLEEMRRRTLRARRQATSLARPEELQAFLLRWQHCHPDHRLLGAEGLLRVIEPLQGEDFPAAFWEQELLPARLEAYDPAWLDQLGLTGLVVWFPFEPGHPGRLGVALRENLAWLLPRRTSQPELDERAKAVLRQLQVRGASFLQDLCRTTGFGAPELLATLWELLWLGLVTTDTFQTVRQAESRRRPPADRSPDRLRLPPRERPISRREARRRVRERLTRRTHAFGAGTRLPGRWSALAVEDALAPEQQEEEWARLLLSRWGVVSRELARGIEWSRLRGVLTRMEYAGEVLRGYFVEGLSGEQYALEEAVAALKTGTRRTEPLVLANLCDPANLWGSVLPLCRQNGSRLSVSRIPQHAILLRGGAPVLLAAGYGRELIPLAGFTADDLAPAARALQDVLARPPAQRPVRRIEVESWDGRPIRESEAGAALLAAGFYPDGPRLIWDGYPGPRPRR